The following proteins are encoded in a genomic region of Methanoculleus bourgensis MS2:
- a CDS encoding tRNA (N(6)-L-threonylcarbamoyladenosine(37)-C(2))-methylthiotransferase, whose protein sequence is MPGQKNSPKPGEPPPVERGLCTAGGPAAGGTSDITIEDLRGKKVYIESYGCTYNHADARRLEAILEGLGCRLTGPDEADAVIINTCTVIGATERKMLRRLAAFADRDLYVTGCMPLVQRELINSVCTAHVIHPDEIHERASGVGSPGAGAIGVVQVASGCVGRCSYCITRLARGRLKSAPPEEILDAVRRLVRSGAFEIQLTGQDVAAWGLDRGEALPDLLQAITEIPGRFAVRLGMMHPAPVLRILDPLIDAYASEKMFRFLHLPVQSGSDAVLERMQRGYRAADVIRIVDAFRERYPDMMISSDFITGFPGETDEEFRQTLDLLRRAAFVKVNITRYSRRPGTPAAALKDLPERIRKDRSRALLAEANRIYDRYNERWMGRETSIVATEKNAPGSTVCRNPCYLNVVIKEDLPLGFSGRAVITRNRRHYVIGELVQGASSHPHLRV, encoded by the coding sequence GTGCCCGGACAGAAAAACAGCCCAAAGCCGGGGGAACCCCCTCCGGTCGAGAGGGGGTTGTGCACCGCCGGCGGCCCGGCCGCAGGGGGGACATCTGATATCACCATAGAAGATCTGCGAGGGAAGAAGGTCTACATCGAGAGTTACGGCTGCACCTACAACCATGCCGACGCCCGGAGGCTGGAGGCGATACTGGAAGGTCTCGGCTGCAGGCTGACCGGGCCTGATGAGGCGGACGCCGTGATCATCAACACCTGCACGGTGATCGGGGCAACCGAGAGGAAGATGCTCCGGCGCCTGGCTGCGTTCGCCGACCGGGACCTCTACGTGACCGGGTGTATGCCGCTTGTCCAGAGGGAGTTGATCAACTCGGTCTGCACCGCCCACGTCATCCACCCCGACGAGATCCATGAGCGCGCCAGCGGCGTCGGCAGCCCCGGTGCGGGGGCAATCGGCGTGGTCCAGGTGGCGAGCGGATGCGTCGGCCGGTGCAGTTACTGCATCACCCGGCTCGCACGAGGAAGGCTCAAGAGCGCGCCGCCCGAAGAGATCCTCGATGCCGTCCGGCGCCTCGTCCGGTCAGGGGCCTTTGAGATCCAGCTGACCGGGCAGGACGTGGCAGCCTGGGGGCTCGACCGGGGGGAGGCGCTCCCCGACCTCCTGCAGGCGATCACGGAGATCCCGGGGCGTTTCGCCGTCCGGTTGGGGATGATGCATCCGGCCCCGGTACTCAGGATCCTTGACCCGCTCATCGATGCCTACGCAAGCGAGAAGATGTTCCGGTTCCTCCACCTCCCTGTCCAGTCAGGCTCAGACGCCGTCCTTGAGCGGATGCAGCGCGGTTACCGTGCGGCCGATGTCATTCGAATCGTCGATGCGTTCCGGGAACGCTACCCGGATATGATGATATCGTCCGACTTCATCACCGGGTTTCCCGGGGAGACGGACGAGGAGTTCCGGCAGACGCTCGACCTCCTGCGGCGTGCGGCGTTTGTGAAGGTGAATATCACCCGCTACTCCCGGCGGCCCGGCACGCCCGCCGCTGCCTTAAAAGACCTCCCCGAACGGATACGGAAAGACCGGTCCCGGGCGCTGCTTGCAGAGGCGAACCGGATCTACGACCGCTACAACGAGCGCTGGATGGGTCGGGAGACTTCGATCGTCGCGACCGAGAAGAACGCGCCCGGTTCGACCGTCTGCCGCAACCCCTGTTACCTCAACGTCGTCATCAAAGAGGATCTCCCGCTCGGGTTCTCGGGACGGGCGGTGATCACCAGGAACCGGCGGCATTACGTCATCGGCGAACTTGTGCAGGGTGCATCGAGCCATCCTCATCTGCGGGTGTGA
- the nadX gene encoding aspartate dehydrogenase, with amino-acid sequence MIKIGLLGCGNVGRIIAAHAESIQIVAVFDIIPGRAEELAALCHARAYTDFDAFMQEDFSIVVEAASVDAVRRYAEAVLRSGRDIVVLSVGALADVEFRERLIEVAGEVGKKIRIPSGAIIGLDNLKIGQISPPEKLLLRTTKPPASLGMAAGTRTEIFKGLAHDCIKLYPKNINVAVALGLAAGRDADVELWVDPGIERNIHEIFAEGDFGDIYVRVRNVPSPDNPATSYMAALSILTLLKNLENPLVVGT; translated from the coding sequence ATGATAAAAATAGGGTTGCTGGGGTGCGGTAACGTCGGGCGCATCATCGCCGCGCACGCCGAGAGCATCCAGATTGTTGCGGTCTTTGATATCATCCCAGGGCGGGCTGAAGAACTGGCGGCGCTCTGCCATGCCCGGGCATATACAGACTTTGATGCCTTCATGCAGGAGGACTTCTCGATCGTCGTGGAAGCCGCCTCGGTCGACGCAGTCAGGCGCTACGCGGAGGCGGTTCTCCGGTCGGGCAGGGATATTGTCGTCCTCTCCGTGGGGGCACTTGCTGATGTGGAGTTCCGCGAGCGCCTCATCGAGGTCGCAGGGGAGGTGGGAAAGAAGATCCGTATCCCGAGCGGCGCCATCATCGGGCTCGATAACCTCAAGATCGGCCAGATATCGCCGCCGGAGAAACTCCTGCTGCGGACGACCAAGCCCCCCGCGTCGCTTGGGATGGCTGCCGGGACCAGAACAGAGATATTTAAGGGGCTTGCGCACGATTGTATAAAGCTATACCCAAAAAACATCAACGTCGCGGTAGCGTTGGGACTGGCGGCCGGCCGGGACGCCGACGTGGAGCTCTGGGTCGACCCCGGAATAGAGAGGAACATTCACGAGATATTTGCCGAGGGTGACTTTGGGGACATCTACGTCCGGGTCAGAAACGTCCCGAGCCCTGATAACCCTGCAACGAGTTATATGGCGGCCCTCTCCATCCTGACGCTCTTAAAGAACCTCGAGAATCCTCTGGTGGTGGGGACATAG
- the nadA gene encoding quinolinate synthase NadA has translation MEMEIRALKTRKNAIVMAHNYQPLEIQALADVVGDSLELAVRAKEAKADLIVVCGVRFMAETAKILNPERKVVIPVPDAGCPLADFLTPEMIREAKERHPDAAVVVYVNSTAESKALADVTCTSANAVKVVASLKNDTILFGPDSNLAAYVQRELPEKTIIPLPPGGHCYVHTGFTLADVEAARRKGGMVVCHPECRPEIQEQADLVASTGGMVRGAAGGSEPWSVFTEREMVSRLRVLYPGRVFYEKPEAVCADMKKISLADLQQALEREEHEVVLSPEVMDRARRAIERMIAVGA, from the coding sequence ATGGAAATGGAGATTCGTGCGCTCAAAACCAGAAAGAACGCAATTGTCATGGCGCATAACTACCAGCCCCTGGAGATCCAGGCGCTCGCCGATGTGGTGGGCGACAGCCTCGAGCTTGCGGTGAGGGCGAAGGAGGCCAAGGCCGACCTAATCGTCGTCTGCGGGGTCCGGTTTATGGCCGAGACGGCAAAGATCCTCAATCCGGAGCGGAAGGTGGTCATACCGGTGCCGGACGCGGGGTGTCCCCTCGCCGACTTCCTGACGCCGGAGATGATCCGGGAGGCAAAAGAGCGTCACCCGGATGCGGCCGTGGTGGTCTACGTCAACAGCACAGCTGAGAGCAAGGCGCTCGCCGATGTCACCTGCACATCTGCAAACGCGGTCAAGGTTGTCGCATCGCTCAAAAACGATACAATCCTCTTTGGACCTGACTCAAACCTTGCGGCATACGTCCAGCGGGAGCTCCCGGAGAAGACGATCATCCCGCTGCCGCCTGGCGGCCACTGCTACGTCCATACCGGGTTCACCCTTGCCGACGTCGAAGCGGCCCGGAGGAAGGGCGGTATGGTCGTCTGTCACCCCGAGTGCCGGCCTGAGATCCAGGAGCAGGCTGACCTGGTCGCGTCTACGGGGGGTATGGTCCGGGGTGCCGCCGGCGGGAGCGAGCCCTGGTCGGTCTTCACCGAGCGGGAGATGGTCTCCCGTCTCCGGGTGCTCTACCCGGGCAGGGTCTTTTACGAGAAGCCGGAGGCGGTCTGTGCGGATATGAAGAAGATATCCCTCGCCGACCTCCAGCAAGCGCTCGAGCGCGAGGAGCATGAGGTCGTCCTCTCCCCCGAGGTCATGGACCGTGCGCGTCGGGCGATTGAGCGGATGATCGCCGTCGGGGCGTGA